In a genomic window of Mucilaginibacter sp. KACC 22063:
- a CDS encoding segregation and condensation protein A — translation MSEDQFEIRLPQFEGPFDLLLFFIERDELDIQDIPIARITDDFLNYIQHMSSLNMEVASEFIFVAATLMRIKAKMLLPRYDAETGTEIDPKEDLVRKLIEYKKFKLVCEEMRPMEEERLKQEKRGNIAADLQQVEEVPLPGEELSSISLYKLMLVYDRMLRRWQTRTEPVKHTVVQYPYTIEKQKLAIADLLNINKRLEFAAITKMSENKVHFVYNFLALLEMLQQQLIEIQIGTGYNNFWVSAIPQTDLN, via the coding sequence ATGAGCGAAGATCAGTTTGAAATAAGATTACCGCAATTTGAGGGGCCCTTTGATCTTCTGCTGTTTTTTATTGAGCGCGATGAACTTGACATCCAGGACATCCCGATAGCACGCATAACCGATGATTTTCTGAACTATATACAGCACATGAGCAGCCTTAATATGGAAGTGGCCAGCGAATTTATTTTTGTTGCTGCTACCCTGATGCGTATTAAAGCTAAAATGCTGCTGCCGCGTTATGATGCCGAAACCGGCACTGAGATTGACCCCAAAGAGGATCTGGTACGTAAGCTGATCGAATACAAGAAATTTAAACTGGTTTGCGAAGAAATGCGGCCAATGGAAGAAGAAAGGCTTAAACAGGAGAAGCGGGGTAACATTGCCGCAGACCTGCAGCAGGTTGAAGAAGTGCCGCTGCCCGGCGAGGAGCTAAGCAGTATCAGCCTGTATAAGCTAATGCTGGTTTATGACCGTATGCTGCGCCGCTGGCAAACCCGTACCGAGCCGGTAAAACACACCGTAGTACAGTATCCTTATACAATAGAAAAGCAAAAGCTGGCCATTGCCGACCTGCTAAATATCAACAAAAGGCTGGAGTTTGCCGCCATCACAAAAATGTCTGAGAATAAAGTACACTTTGTGTATAATTTCTTAGCTTTATTAGAGATGCTGCAACAACAGTTAATTGAAATTCAGATCGGTACGGGCTACAACAATTTTTGGGTTTCGGCCATACCACAAACCGACTTGAACTAA
- the glyA gene encoding serine hydroxymethyltransferase has product MKRDKLIFKLLEEEQDRQEKGIELIASENFVSKQVMEAAGSVATNKYAEGLPGKRYYGGCEVVDEIETIAIERAKELFNAEWVNVQPHSGAQANAAVMLACLQPGDKILGFDLSHGGHLTHGSPVNFSGKLYQPFFYGVKQDTGLIDYESLRETALRERPKMIICGASAYSRDWDYAFIRQVADEIGALVLADISHPSGLIARGLLNDPLPHCHIVSTTTHKTLRGPRGGMIMLGKDFENPWGHKTPKGEIRLMSNLLDMAVFPGTQGGPLEHIIAAKAVAYGEALSEDYMKYILQVKKNAAAMADALTSLNYNIISGGTDNHLMLIDLRNKNITGKAAENALVTADITVNKNMVPFDDKSPFVTSGIRVGTAAITTRGFKEKHMEEIVGMIDAVIKNHESEHSIRKIRKSVHALTEKFPLYK; this is encoded by the coding sequence ATGAAAAGAGACAAATTGATTTTTAAACTGCTTGAAGAAGAGCAGGACCGCCAGGAAAAAGGCATTGAACTGATTGCTTCTGAAAACTTTGTGAGCAAACAGGTTATGGAAGCCGCTGGTTCTGTTGCCACTAACAAATATGCCGAAGGTTTACCTGGCAAGCGTTATTATGGCGGCTGCGAAGTAGTTGACGAAATTGAAACCATTGCCATTGAGCGTGCCAAAGAGCTTTTTAACGCCGAATGGGTTAACGTACAACCACACTCTGGCGCACAGGCCAATGCTGCTGTTATGCTGGCTTGCCTGCAGCCAGGAGATAAAATCTTAGGGTTCGACCTTTCACACGGCGGGCACTTAACGCATGGTTCGCCAGTTAACTTTTCAGGGAAACTGTACCAGCCATTTTTCTATGGTGTAAAACAGGATACCGGCCTTATCGATTATGAAAGCCTGCGTGAAACCGCTTTACGAGAACGCCCTAAAATGATCATTTGCGGTGCATCGGCATATTCGCGCGATTGGGATTACGCTTTTATCCGCCAGGTGGCCGACGAGATTGGCGCTTTGGTACTTGCCGATATTTCGCACCCATCAGGCCTTATTGCCAGGGGCTTGCTAAATGACCCGCTTCCGCACTGTCATATCGTAAGCACAACTACACATAAAACATTACGCGGCCCGCGTGGTGGTATGATTATGCTGGGTAAAGATTTCGAAAACCCCTGGGGCCATAAAACACCGAAAGGCGAGATCCGTTTAATGTCAAACCTGCTGGATATGGCCGTTTTCCCAGGCACACAAGGCGGCCCGCTTGAGCATATCATTGCTGCAAAAGCTGTTGCATACGGCGAAGCTTTAAGCGAAGATTATATGAAATACATTTTGCAGGTTAAAAAGAATGCTGCCGCCATGGCCGATGCATTGACCAGCCTGAATTATAACATCATATCCGGCGGAACCGATAACCATTTGATGCTGATTGACCTTCGCAATAAAAACATTACAGGTAAAGCTGCCGAAAATGCACTTGTTACGGCTGACATTACTGTTAATAAAAATATGGTGCCTTTTGATGACAAATCACCTTTTGTTACATCGGGTATACGTGTGGGTACTGCTGCTATTACTACAAGGGGTTTCAAAGAAAAGCACATGGAAGAGATCGTTGGCATGATAGATGCCGTGATTAAAAATCATGAAAGTGAACATTCTATCAGAAAGATACGTAAAAGCGTACACGCTCTGACTGAAAAGTTCCCCCTATATAAGTAA